One segment of Candidatus Aminicenantes bacterium DNA contains the following:
- a CDS encoding nuclear transport factor 2 family protein yields MKNFAAAALAVFLAWSCGATVTAGTNAADEKAVIAQVIHDNIGWALTKNRSLAESTMAHDQRLFIFNPDSASTVGWDELVKNFDFWMDPRFKATGLDIRDIRIDLSRQGDTAWWSCILDDLYEWEGRPGAWKDTRWTGVLEKRSGKWLIVQMHFSFASDKVAAEVKAKFEAAVKPQ; encoded by the coding sequence ATGAAAAACTTTGCCGCCGCCGCTCTGGCCGTATTTCTGGCATGGTCATGCGGCGCAACGGTTACGGCCGGGACAAACGCGGCCGACGAAAAGGCCGTGATCGCACAAGTGATCCACGACAATATCGGCTGGGCGCTGACCAAAAACCGGTCGCTGGCCGAGAGCACGATGGCCCACGACCAGCGCCTGTTCATCTTCAACCCCGATTCCGCAAGCACGGTCGGATGGGACGAGCTGGTCAAAAATTTCGACTTCTGGATGGATCCGCGCTTTAAAGCTACCGGGCTCGACATCCGCGATATCCGCATCGATTTATCGCGACAAGGCGATACGGCCTGGTGGTCGTGCATCCTCGATGACCTGTACGAGTGGGAAGGCCGACCCGGCGCTTGGAAAGACACACGCTGGACCGGAGTTTTGGAGAAACGCTCAGGCAAATGGCTCATCGTGCAGATGCATTTTTCCTTCGCTTCCGACAAGGTCGCGGCCGAGGTGAAAGCCAAGTTCGAAGCGGCGGTGAAGCCGCAATGA